Within the Meleagris gallopavo isolate NT-WF06-2002-E0010 breed Aviagen turkey brand Nicholas breeding stock chromosome 21, Turkey_5.1, whole genome shotgun sequence genome, the region GGGGGAAGCGCTCCCCAACGCGCTGGAAAAGCTGCCGGAAAGCAGCACGGATGACAGGAGGACAGGTAGGAGCTGACTTGCCAATGGTATCTAGCAGCTCCCCGAGGTAGGACTGGAGGAGCTGGCGGCCCTGCTCCATCACCTCACTCTCTGTCTGCACGCGGTGCAGCCCCGAGCACCTGCAGGCACCACAGATCCCATCAGTTCCAAGCACTCCAAGCACTCCCCCACCCAATGCAGCTCTCGTGCCCCTTACCCAACGTCTTTGATCTCCACCTTGCTGGGATCCAGCTCCACGTACTTCTTCTCCTCAAACACCCGGGAGATGGTGGGCCCCAGCACCGCATGCAGGTACTGCATCCCTGTCACCTGCCCAGGGGACCACAGCACTCCAACTCTTGCCCCAGAGGCAGGCACAGCTCCCCGTGCCCTCCACTTAGgacagtgcagagctgtggtgaGCTGGAAAGAGCAGGGTTTGGGGTGAAACTCCCCGTGGAGAAGGGGGATTTAGGGGCAGCAGCACCTTGAGGAAAGACTCCATTGACTTTGAGGCCAGGGAGTTGCTCCGGAACAAAGTGTTGGGTTCACCTGTGAAACAGGAGAAAGTCTGTGGAGCAGCCCCAGGTCACCCACCAGGCATTTCCACCCCCTACGCCCTGCTCATTTTCACTGGAATTACAGGGATTTCCCAGCCACACATCACCTGCTTCCACCAACTTCAGTGAACTTTAGCCAATGAGTTCCTTGGGATGAACCCAACAGGTTCCCAACCAGAACACGCCAGAAGTTTTACAGCACCAAAAGAGGTAAGGAAgaaccagccctgctctgcctgaGGCTTACAGGGCTTGGCCAGCTCCAGCTCAAAAAGCAGGTCCAGAAACTCCTTCACCAGCCCTTGGCCCAAGAAGAGTTTCACCAGGTTGACAGCAACGTCCTGCCGGCACTCAGCCGTGGTGGTTTCATCCAGGAGGGTGACCAGGTGCACCCCGCCAGCCTGCAGGGACACGAGGACATGGTGGCACAGTGGCAGCAGGCACCGTGAGCACGTCCCATTGGGGCTCTGCAGGGACCTCACCTGGTGCCCTGCCTTCACctcctggcacagcagctggaCCAGGGGCTGGTAGCAGTGAGAGGGCAGCACTGTCTCATCCCGCAGCCTCACCTGTAGCTGCAGTGAGCCCAGGCTGCCCCGGCGCCTGTAGGAACATGGAGAGCAAATCCAGACCACGCACCCCACAGCACATCCTTCTAGGGCACCCCAAAACACTCACCTATCCTCCCTGGGCTTGGCTGTGTCCGGCTGCAGCCTGAACCAGCCCTCCTGGTGCccggctgcctgcagcccctgcacGCTGACCACCACCTGGAGGAGGTTGGGACAGGCTCGCGTCCCACCCCAGTAATGGAGCCATGTGGGATGCTTCTGGGAGCTCACCTTGCCCAAGAAGTCATTCTTGCTGACGAGGTCCCAGTCCCACACCTCTacacacagcttctctgcaggGGGGTTGGGCAGCTCGAACTCGAAGCCTTCATTCCAGCGAGGGTAGCAGGACTTCTTCACCACCTGCAAAGGAGATGGCTTTGTCCCCATGTCACACACACCCGACCCCCATGGGGACATCAGGGATGGGGATACACTGAGCTGAGCTCACGGTGCTCTCCTGTGTTTTGCCATTGTAGCTCACACAGACAAAGGGGTCGGATGCACCATTCCGGTCCTTCTTGGCCAAATCCCTGTGGAGGAGAGGGCGAAATTCCCAGTGAGCCTCCAGAATCCCTACAGTGGGCAACCACTGCTCCCTGTTTCCCCTCCTTGGCTCCCCACTGTCTCAGGTGCAATGGAGAAATTGAGTCACGGAGCAGCCAGGACTCACCAGACACTACCAAAGCTGTCACCCCAGGAGTGGGACGTCCCCATCCCCAATATCACCTGGCCTCCAGCACGGTGCAGCGCAGCCGTTGGCCGCCCTCCAGGAGCTCCACACGGAGGTGGATTTCCCCTTGCACCTCCTCATCGGGGTCCACCTCGCTGAGGCTCATCCAGCCGCTGTATCCTGTGGAAACAGTGGGCACCATGGGCAGGGGGCACGGAGACACGGCTGGGTGTAGGGCTGGGGACACCCTGCTGTCCCCTACCTTTGGGGTGCTCTGCCAGCATGGTGCGGGTGATGCACACCTTCCCAATAACATCATCACGGCTGCAAGACACAACAGGGAGGTGGCACGGAGGGTGGCAACGAGGGGACCCAGAGCTCCTTGGCCATGCCTTGCTGCCAGGCAGTTTGGATGTCCCAAAGCCCTCAGCTGCACAGCCGTGTGTGGATTCTCTGCTGTCTGGTATGGGGTTGAGCATTGCCTTTCCCAACCCAATACTGCATTGTCCTCAAAGCGCTCTGCCCATACCTGAGTGCATCCTCATCCATGACATAGATGGAGATGCTGTGGAAGGTGGGATGGAGCTGCACCTCATATTCTTCCCCCCAGAATGGGGACAGCGTCTTCCACACCGTGGCAGTCCTGTGGGACAGATGGCACCTGTGACATCCCAACATCAGATGACCAAGGCTGGTGCACAGCACCCACACTGGGGTAGCTTATGGGTTGACCATGGATTATTGGACACTGGGATCTGTGTCTCAAGCCCAAAGCAGAGCTTTGGGAGCAAGATGGGagagggcagcagggctggatgtGCTCACCTGACGATGGCCTCATTGTCAATCTTCACAATGCAGTACGGGTCGCTGCTCCCCGTGCTGGAAGGCAATGGCACGACCCCATTAGCACCGCAGTGACCCCGACTTCCCAGCCCTGACCACAGCATCCTGctggcagctgatggcagctcCTCTTCCAGATCGGAAGGGGAACAAACAAATCCCACCCTTTCCCCAGGAACTCCAGGAGCCAACACAGCCCCCTCAAGCCTCAAAATGGACCCAGAACCCAGATCcttctgcagggatggggacaacCCTGGGGACACTGCGGTGACACGGACCGATGGTCACAGCGATGCTCAATGAGCTGGTAACAGCTCAGGTCAACGTTCCTGTGTGCTACTGccaaaaaaacaccactttATGGCCAGCTCAGTTCCTGAGGAGGGTGACTCACTGAGGCCGGAGGCAGCGGAGCTGGCGGAACGGTGCTGGCTGTGGGGGCAAAGGGCTTTGGGTCCTCAGTGTGGGACTGGCAGCTCCCAGGGGTGCTGGTGCCCCGAGCTGTTGAGGGAGCACAGGGGACCGGAGGGGTCCAGGAGGAGCTACGTGGCCGAGATGATGGGTTTGCTTGGGAGCTGACAAGCAGCGGGTTGgggaaagtaaaataaacaaggaaaagcaaacagctgaGAGCTGCCTTGGAGCTGCAGGGACCTTGTCCCCACACGCTGCATCCTGGAGACCACACGGGTGTCCCCGTCCCGGGGTGTCCCCACGCAGGGCAGCCCCGTGTCACGTTGGTTGCTAAGAGCCAGCTCCCCTGCGGGCAGCTTCGACACGAACGCAGCGGATGAAGCACCATTAACCCCGCAGTATTGCTGACATTTCCTGCCTTGTGCAAACCATTCAGCTGGCGCTGAGCACACACAGCCCGATGCCATCTGCCCGGGCAGCGCACACAAAGCAGGGATGCTCTTTGTCTTCATGCTCtggggatgcagggaggagcCCAGCGATGTGCCATAGAGCAGAGCGTTATTCCGCCTCTTTATGGACAGCTGCGTGGGGTCTCGGTGCCAAAGCTCGTAGGGGCAGGGGGCTCACAGGAGgaagagagcacagagcaggcaggcagggagctgagcCTGGAAGCAGCGTCGGTGAGGGTGGTGAAATGCGCTGAAATCTTAGCGCTGCCGTGCGGGAGCAGAATGGGACAGCGGTGT harbors:
- the LOC100543736 gene encoding ras GTPase-activating protein 4-like isoform X1; translation: MGSGLRGRGFGAALRCPLLPSYPPSLAMARRSVLSIRIVEGRNLPAKDITGSSDPYCIVKIDNEAIVRTATVWKTLSPFWGEEYEVQLHPTFHSISIYVMDEDALSRDDVIGKVCITRTMLAEHPKGYSGWMSLSEVDPDEEVQGEIHLRVELLEGGQRLRCTVLEARDLAKKDRNGASDPFVCVSYNGKTQESTVVKKSCYPRWNEGFEFELPNPPAEKLCVEVWDWDLVSKNDFLGKVVVSVQGLQAAGHQEGWFRLQPDTAKPREDRRRGSLGSLQLQVRLRDETVLPSHCYQPLVQLLCQEVKAGHQAGGVHLVTLLDETTTAECRQDVAVNLVKLFLGQGLVKEFLDLLFELELAKPCEPNTLFRSNSLASKSMESFLKVTGMQYLHAVLGPTISRVFEEKKYVELDPSKVEIKDVGCSGLHRVQTESEVMEQGRQLLQSYLGELLDTIGKSAPTCPPVIRAAFRQLFQRVGERFPQHQHTQFVAVTSFLCLRFFSPAVMTPKLFHLRETHADARTSRTLLLLAKAVQMVGNMEPAAGRAKEEWLAPLQPALQHGASQMRAFITRLVGTEEEQESGEGWPCAPHTTVVKEGLLFVHKTRGKGPLLASASKKLHFCLTTEALSFSKSPGAERCGSIALANIRAAEKVEEKSFGSCHVMQVVYVDEAGQQETAYLQCKCVNELNQWLSALRKVCGNNPQLLHAYHPGVFRGDKWSCCHQKDRTEPGCGRTRHSITLQDWSDPLQPDVEAQRLFQHLHGLQQPLREKYWQLMEAEGPQSGPRSCGEGPPLPLELRRLFEALQDLERCHCQLSPALLELQT